The Leptospira selangorensis genome segment TCCTCCCGGTTGCGTTTATGTCCGGGATCATTGGTCGTTACTTCTTGGAATTCGGAGTTACAGTTTCCGTAGCAGTCGCTCTTTCTCTTTTTGAAGCATTGAGCTTTACTCCAATGAGAGCTTCTCGTTATAGAGAAAGTAAAGAAGCACAGAAAAAACAAAAATCAAAATCTCCGTTTACCTTACCTGCTGATACATTCTTTACCAAACTAAAGAATACAGCAGATCGTTTTTCCTTCTTCAAAAGAATGGATCCGGTCATTGAGAACTTTCTACAATTCTCAGAAAGGGTTTATGGTAGAGTTTTAGAATTTGTAATTCGTAAACCCGGAACTGTGATCGTTTCTTCCGTTCTATTCTTCGCATTCTCACTTATCTTCCTAGTTTTACTCAAGAAGGAGTTCATTCCTCCTCAGGATATGGGAAGATTTATCGTCCGAGCAAAGATGCCGATCGGTTCTTCTATCATTCGCACGGATGAAGCAATGAAGAAGGTGGAGGGCTATCTTAGCTCTCGCCCTATCGTAGAAAAATATATGAGCAATATCGGAGGAATGGGAGGTACCGAATCCAACACCGGTATGTTCTTCGTTACCATGAAGGAAATGGGACATCGTCCTAAAAGTAAAAAAACAGGAAGAGAGATCACTCAGTCGGAAGTATTTGGTGAGCTCAGAAAAGATCTGAAAGAGCTTGTGCCTGAAGCGAAGTTTTCCGTCCAAGATCTTTCTCAAAGAGGTTTCAGTCCCGGCCGAGGTTATCCTGTCGAGTTGGTTTTGACCGGACCTGATTGGGCAACACTTGCAAAACTTTCGGATTCTATCCGAGAAAAATTAGATTCTTCTAAAACGATTTTGGATATTGATACGGACTATGTTTCCGGACAACCTGAAGTCAAAATTCTACCAAACAGAGAAGCAGCCGCAGTCCGCGGTGTGAGTATGGCAAACATCGGAAATACGATCGGGCCTTTGATGGGAGGACGTAACGTAAGTCGTTTTACTGAGAATGGTAGAAGTTTTGATGTTCGGGTCAAGATCGACAAAGACCAAGGAGAGAGCACTGATATCATTCCGAATATAGGTGTTAGAAACACTTACGGAGAGATTGTTCGTTTGAAAGATGTTTTGGTCCTCCAGGCAACCAACACTCTCAAAAATATCACTAGAGTAAACAGAGATAGATCCATTAAAATTTTCGGAAACCCTCCTAAGGAAAAAGGACAAACTTGGGCAACGAGCGAAGCAATTCGGATAGCAAAAGAAATGCTTCCGGAAGGTTATCATGTGGAAGTTACCGGTTCCGCAAAAACGGCTTCCGATTCGCAATCCAGTTTATCAGGTGCTTTGATCTTAGGGATTATAATGTCATTTATGATCTTGGCGAGCCAGTTCAATAGTTTGAAACAACCTTTCTATATTCTTCTTTCCATGCCTTTCAGTTTTTCTGGCGCGTTAATCGCTCTTTGGATAGCGGGGCAGTCCTTCAATATGTATAGCTTTATAGGATTGATACTACTCCTGGGACTAGTTAAGAAGAACTCAATTCTTCTAGTAGAATTCGTGAATCATGTTAGAAGTGAAGGGAAGAATATTGCCGATGCGATCCGGATCGGTTGTCCTGTCCGTTTAAGGCCTGTGCTGATGACCACATTCTCTTCGATTGCAGCCGCTATACCTCCTGCTTTGGCATTGGGCCCAGGAGCGGAAACTAGGATCCCAATGGCGATCACTATCTTGGGTGGTTTGATCGTTTCTACTTTAATTACTTTAGTGGTCGTTCCAGCCGCTTATTATCTTATGGAAAATGAGAAAGATGAAGTACGTAGATACTCTTAATAATTATAGAAAAATAATATTATCTATTCTTACCTGTTCTCTTGTTTGGGGATGCGCTTCCAGCCCGGAAGTAAAAGTCGCAGACGGAGTGGTGGAAGAAAGTTTAAAAAATATAACAGGGATTACTACCCAGGATGTAGAAAAAACAGTCTCGAAAGATACATTCGGTCTGGACGATCTTTATATTCTTGCTGTAGAAAGAACGGAAAGGATCGCGCTTAAGAACGAAGCGACAGAACAGGCTTTAGCGCAGAAGGACAAGGCATTCGCAGGTTTTATGCCGACTCTTTCTTATGTGTTCAACAAGTTCTATTCTATTCCTGGTCATACACAACAACCTTCTATAGTAGATAATTATAAAACATATAAGGCAATCCAAAGCGGAGATCCTCTCAGTTTATTACCTTCTTCCAGTTCGGGAAGTAGTCTTCCTCCAACTGTGGGAGCGGGTTCTCGTTTATTACTCAGTATTCCTCTCTCTGCGGGACTGGCTTCCTACCAAGATTACAGAGCTTCTAAAAATCTAGCCGAGCAAAGAAGGTTAGAGGCAAAACATGAAGCAGGCAGAATGTACCTGGAGATCGCACAGGCCTATTTCAACTTTTTACAATTGGAAGAAAGTGTAAAAATTTCCCAAGAAGCTTATGAATTGAACCAAGACTCTTTGCAGGAAAGAAAAAGAATGTATGCAGTAGGAAGGATCATGAGATCCGACCTTCTGAATTCGGAAACTAGTCTTTCCAATGCGGAAGCAGTTCTTGCAGATGCAAAATTCCAATTAGAGCAAGTGCGCATCACATTGGCGACTATGGTGGGTTATGAAAAACCTATCTCTGTCGCAGGATTCAAGGCCGAATTGGAGCCGATCCCGACAGGTATGGAGCCGGAAGAATATTTAGCAAAAAGATACGATGTTCTTTCTACCTATCAAAGTGTTAAGGTGGCGGAAGCGCAAAAGGATAAGGCTTGGGTGGGCTTTGCTCCTACTATTGCATTAAATAATTATTATTCTCTTCCTTATCCTGGCCAGACACATTCCAAAGATATTACTGCTCAGTTGCAGATTACGATGCCTTTAACACCATTCTCTCAAATGGCAGATTTAAGAGCGGCAGATTCCGCAAAAAAACAGGCAAAATTAACCGCTTCTCAAACTAGAAGGATAGCTACTCAAGAGATCCGTAATGCTTTCGAAAGTTTTAAGAATTCCCAAAAGATATTGGGGATCTATCAAAAAGCATTCGTATCTGCTCAAGAAACTTCTCAAAGCCAGGCAAGCGGTTATCGTTCCGGTAGAAATAGTAGGATAGAAGCGATTGCCTCTAGAATTGCGATGTTAAATGCAGAGATTACGTATCGCAAAATGTTGCACCAACATTCTTTGAATCGTATTGCTTTGGGAGTTGCGATAGGAGAAATCCCGCATCTTCCGGGAGAAAAAAAAGAAGAATAAAAAAACGGCCGACGATTGCCGGCCGTTCTACTTTTTAAACCGCTGCCGCGGCTTGCCTGTTCGCTCTTTCTAAACGTAATAGATTCCCTTCTGCGATCGCTAAAGAATCTATATTATAATCTTGTGAATGTTTGATCCTTTGTTTTTTCAGATCCCCATCCACTTGACCCAAAGATTTTTCGAAAAGCATTCCGGCCACGAATCTTGCGGCGATCTCCACAGTTTCGAAAGCTAACTCGTCCTTTGTAAAACCATCACCTATCGATTTGTAAGAATGAACTGCTTGTTCCAATTTTTCCCAAAGAGATCTAAGATCTGTAGAAGGAGAAAATTTGGACATTTCTTCTTCCGCATATGCTCTTAGATGGCCGCTCGCTGCCATTCCGGAAACAACTCCTCCAATTGCTGCAACAATCTGTAATTGAGTTGTACCTTCGTAAATTGTGGTGATCCTACTGTCTCTGTAGATCCTTGCTACATCATAATCTTCGGTGTATCCACTTCCTCCATGGATTTGGATTGCATCTGATGCAAGTGCAACACAACCTTCGGAGGCGTAATATTTACTCATAGGAGTGAATAAGTCTGCCAGTTTTTCCCAACGGCGGATTGTTTCGTCTTGGTTTACATCCCTCTCGCTCTTACCTTCTTCTTTGAGCATTCTTTCTTTTCTCCAATGATAAAGATCGATTGCTCTTCCTGTTTCGGAAACAAGACATCTTGTGGCTAAAATTTCCCTTTCCATCTTGTCCAAAATTTTTCGGACCGCAGGGATCTTCTCTATCGGTTTACCGAATTGTATTCTTTCTGATGCATATTTTTTTGCTTCAAAATAAGCAGCA includes the following:
- a CDS encoding efflux RND transporter permease subunit, translated to MMMAAIILLGSIGFSRMGLSQMPDVDFPIVNVTLTLTGANAQVMETDVVDPIEEVLMTVQGVVEVRSVSTDGSATITVELELKRDVDVAVQEIQTKIAQVSNKLPDDLDPAVIMKSNPDDQPIIWVTLTATNRSEQEKMVFVKTRLKDRFQEVPGVGEIILGGYVDRTINVFLDPIRLLRAELTVNDIINTLTEQNIEVPSGRVQNKTSEVSLRAVGDVPTVEQFSNIYINSRSGAAMFRPVRLREVAKIEDGLDEIRRISRFNGVSSVGLGIKKIKGANAVEVGDMVKAKLEELRPTLPPGFELNISNDNTTFIRDSVHELVFTLILSAVLTGIVCRLFLGNWSSTWNVLLAIPTSVMGTFLILYFAGFTLNTFTLLGLSLATGIVVDDAIMVLENISRHRESGKTWFQASLDGASEIRFAALAATLAIIAIFLPVAFMSGIIGRYFLEFGVTVSVAVALSLFEALSFTPMRASRYRESKEAQKKQKSKSPFTLPADTFFTKLKNTADRFSFFKRMDPVIENFLQFSERVYGRVLEFVIRKPGTVIVSSVLFFAFSLIFLVLLKKEFIPPQDMGRFIVRAKMPIGSSIIRTDEAMKKVEGYLSSRPIVEKYMSNIGGMGGTESNTGMFFVTMKEMGHRPKSKKTGREITQSEVFGELRKDLKELVPEAKFSVQDLSQRGFSPGRGYPVELVLTGPDWATLAKLSDSIREKLDSSKTILDIDTDYVSGQPEVKILPNREAAAVRGVSMANIGNTIGPLMGGRNVSRFTENGRSFDVRVKIDKDQGESTDIIPNIGVRNTYGEIVRLKDVLVLQATNTLKNITRVNRDRSIKIFGNPPKEKGQTWATSEAIRIAKEMLPEGYHVEVTGSAKTASDSQSSLSGALILGIIMSFMILASQFNSLKQPFYILLSMPFSFSGALIALWIAGQSFNMYSFIGLILLLGLVKKNSILLVEFVNHVRSEGKNIADAIRIGCPVRLRPVLMTTFSSIAAAIPPALALGPGAETRIPMAITILGGLIVSTLITLVVVPAAYYLMENEKDEVRRYS
- a CDS encoding TolC family protein, whose amino-acid sequence is MKYVDTLNNYRKIILSILTCSLVWGCASSPEVKVADGVVEESLKNITGITTQDVEKTVSKDTFGLDDLYILAVERTERIALKNEATEQALAQKDKAFAGFMPTLSYVFNKFYSIPGHTQQPSIVDNYKTYKAIQSGDPLSLLPSSSSGSSLPPTVGAGSRLLLSIPLSAGLASYQDYRASKNLAEQRRLEAKHEAGRMYLEIAQAYFNFLQLEESVKISQEAYELNQDSLQERKRMYAVGRIMRSDLLNSETSLSNAEAVLADAKFQLEQVRITLATMVGYEKPISVAGFKAELEPIPTGMEPEEYLAKRYDVLSTYQSVKVAEAQKDKAWVGFAPTIALNNYYSLPYPGQTHSKDITAQLQITMPLTPFSQMADLRAADSAKKQAKLTASQTRRIATQEIRNAFESFKNSQKILGIYQKAFVSAQETSQSQASGYRSGRNSRIEAIASRIAMLNAEITYRKMLHQHSLNRIALGVAIGEIPHLPGEKKEE